Genomic segment of Zootoca vivipara chromosome 4, rZooViv1.1, whole genome shotgun sequence:
ggaggcaggccaaGGGCAGAGTAAGTGGGCAAGGGCAGGGAGGGCGGACGGGGGCCTCCTCTAATGTTGTTGTCTCacccgttgctccatcccagacTCTTGCCGTCGCCTCGCGGTCCGAGGTGCTTTCATCAGCATCCGGCGAGGAGGCCCTCCCGGTGCCGGCTAGAGTGTCGAGTGGTGGAAAGCGTCGTCACAAAAGTCGTTCCAGGAGGCGGGCAAAGAGGCGCAGGGACGATACCTCGACCTCGACCACCTCAGGTTCGTCCTCCAGCTCCGAGGGTTCTGATCACTCTATGGGGCTGTACTGGGCTTACGGGGAAGTGGATTCTGGGCTTCCTCGTTGGGCCTGGGCTCGTCGAGCGAATTCCCATCGTGCTCGTTACGGAGCTGTTCAAGAATGTCTCGACGGAGAGTTGGTCCCAGAGACCACGGTTTCTACCAACAGCACTAGGGATATTATTCCGGGCAGTCACCTGTCCTCTAAATTGAGGTCTAGGATATTGGATGGTAAATATGTAGACATTTTCGATTTAGCTCCACCAGAGGATGTGGTCCCTGAACAAGGAAAGGCCCTCGTTAGTACCAAGAAGAAGGGCAGGGATAGAAAAGTGGAGCGGACTTTCGAGCGTTGGCTCGATTGTTATCAAGTTTTTTCCGGGGTAGTCGTAGCGGCATATCCCCGCAGGGCTCTACACCTTATCGTATATCAGTCCATCGTAAGGTCAGCATATAACATGGCGGGGGAAGCGGCCGCAATCGCTTACGATGAACGATTTCGTAGGCGGGCGGCAAACATCGACCCCGCCGTTTTGACAGGAAGGACTTGGACCTTTGGACCACATATGTGGCTCCGTCGGTTTCCCGAAAACCCGCCGAGCAGCAAAAGTCTAAGACCCAGCCTTTTAAGGCGGCACCAAAATTGCGCTGCTGGGATTTCAATAAAGGACTGTGTCAGCGCCCGCAGTGTATTTATGCGCACACTTGTGACCGGTGTGGCGGTAACCACCCGGTGGTTAACTGCTATGCGGGCCGGCGGCCCTTTCGTGGCGGTCGGGGAGGATTCCGGCAGGCACCAAGGGGTTctgcccctgccctccccgctccccccgcaGCCTCCACATCAAAATGAATTGCTTCAGTTAGCTTTTTCTCCCATTAAGTTACCGGCCCTTAAACACTGGTTAGCATCCTATCCCAATATTAAAGCGGCTGCATATCTTCGGGATGGTTTCTCCTTCGGTTTCCGGATTCCGATAGCTTCGGCTCCCCTGGCTAGGAATCCTAGGAACCAGAAGTCAGTGAGAGAGATGCACGAGGTCGCAAGCCGGAAGGTTAATAAAGAAATAGCGCTCCAGCGCATGGCTGGTCCTTTTGCGTCTCCGCCTTTTCCCAATCTGCATCTCTCTCCCTTGGGAATCGTCCCCAAAAAGGCTCCGGGTGAGTTTCGGCTCATTCATAATTTGTCTCACCCTAGGGACACGTCCGTGAATGACGTGATCCCTCCGGAGCTTTGTACGGTAAAATACGCTTCTCTCGAccaggcaattaaaatgatcagaaaGTTTGGGCCGGGGGCCTTGTTGGCAAAATGTGATATCGAATCGGCTTTTCGATTATTACCAATTCATCCACTTGATTTTTGGTTGCTGGGCTTTCAGTTTGAAGGcgcctattattttgataaggccatgccaatgggctgctccgTAGCCTGTGCGGCCTTCGAGTGCTTTAGTACGTTTTTGGAATGGGCCCTTCGCACTAAGACCGGATTAACGGGGGTCACTCATTATTTGGAtgattttttaatggtttctgcGGCCGATACGGGTGACTGTGTCACCCTGCTACAGGCCTTTAACGACCTTACCAATGAGCTGGGTGTGCCCCTCGCAGCGGATAAGACTGAAGGCCCAGCTACCAGGCTCACGTACCTGGGTATCCTTTTGGATACCGTTAACCAGACTTCCAGCTTACCTATGGAGAAGATCACCACGCTTCGACGGGTGATAGAGGAAATGCTGGTGCCGGAAAAGGTGACGCTTCGCCAGCTGCAATCGTTGCTGGGTCACTTTAATTTTGCCTGTAAAGTTGTGTCACCCGGTCGCCCCTTTTGTGCGCGTTTGAACAAACGCACCGTTGGTCTGCGTCGGCCTCATCACCGGGTGCGCTTATCGCAGGGTGAGAAGGCTGACATGAGGATGTGGCTGGTATTCCTGGAGGAATACAATGGggtatccttgtggcaggatgtttTAAACCTGCACAACGATTTCCAAGTGCACTCCGATGCAGCGGGTTCCCtgggatttggtttgttttggaatggcaggtggtgcgctCAAAGATGGCCCCCTGCTTGGCAGGACACTGAAATCACGCGGGATTTAActtttcttgagttctttcctatagcagttgcagtccatatttgggttgacgacttcaaggaccgccgcgtatgcttttggtcagataaccaggctgtggtgactgtccttgcgaaacaatcttctaagtcaactcgggtatcggctctgctgcgggcattcgtgctgcagtgcctgcgttttaacattattttctcagCGCGTTTTGTCCCGGGCGTGGCCAACGATATAGCTGACGCTTTGTCAcgatttcagatggagcgcttcaggtccctggttccagacgcacaacatcagccggagattttcccggatcgtctttggaaccttggcagctgctagtcttgcagggagtagctgcttctgtttccccctctacccTGCGGGCTTATCAGAAAGCTTGGACTGACTTTTTAACTTTTCGCAGTCAGTCGCTCGCGGTGGAGAGAGCGGcccgcccctcttcttcccaggtgcttcaatatttggcacacctgtttcacctgggaagggctgccaggaccataaagctccagtctgtggccatttcatttttctcgaaattgttttttaatagggaCCCTTGCGCCAAATTCGTGGTGCGTAAGGCCATGGAGGGATGGGGCAGGCTTTGTCCTCCCCGTTCCCCTACCAGGAACCCAATTTCTTTTGACCTTCTCACTAAAATGAGATTGAAGCTTAGGGTGGTGTGTTGGTCTAAATATGAGGCCCGTTTGTTTTCGGCCGCTTTCTCAGTAGCCTTTTTTGGCGCATTGAGAATTGGTGAAATTGTAGTGGGTCAAATGCGTCAGGGGGTGCCAGGGGGTTTGCTACTCCAGGACATACGCCTGTCACCAACTGAATTGTTAATCACGATTCGGAGTTCCAAGACCGACCAGGCTGGTAAAGGAGCAGtaatgcgactgcctgctacggggcagacgggcccctgcccggttaaggacgtagccaaattcttggcggaaaggccagctggggagggccccttgtttgtgcatcaggatggtaacccgatgactaggctgcaatttactagagttatgaggaaggtgATAGCGGCATGCGGTTGTGTGGCCGCTAATTACGCTCCTCATTCCTTTCGCATTGGGGCCGCCACTACGGCGGCCCACTGGGGTCTCTCGGTTGATGCTATTAAGGatttgggcaggtggaaatctgcagcgtatagatcttatgttcggaagcgctcctaactttgtcgtttgttttccaatgtttctccagggctcgcggacgtgcacatatggatggtgggacattccatagtccattgggcaggcCTTCGCGCTGGCCAGACGCCATTGGGTCCTcgacttggccttccatccaacatccaagtgacctggatgggcaagaggggcatgcgctggggggagcttctccctttgctgcggcgcaaagccctcttgctcgggtgcccgtccgccctggtgatccagctgggggaaaatgacATCCCCGCGGTTGACCCGTTATCTCTTCGCCTGGCTATCCTACGAGATTTGTTGGAGATAAGGACTTGGTTCCCTGATACCGTCGTTTtttggtcccaaatgttgcagaggatgcaatggcggggtgacattcctcctctggctggggaaagagcCAGAAAAAGGGTTAACAGCGCAGCATCCAAACGGGTGTACGAAATCGGGGGGAGTTTGATTCGACATCCCGAAATTAATGTTAGAGCCCCGCTTTTATATCGGGATGATGGGGTTCACTTGTCCCCTGATGGGTATGACATTTGGCTGCGTGATGTGTctgagggtttaaaaagttggttaggtctctgagtgttggcggcaagccagggctggcttgattggcggttaggcttttggttggttaatcggttggtagagggggtggcacacggatgcctaccctcacctccgtttgctccatatagaagtattccgttaaaggaatctcggggcttacactcttgtccttaccatcccgccattggcgggaatggtgggcccaatttttaagagcaagagccttgaggaacattcttggtgaaggtgaggagggaatgactgggcgcagccacctcctcactcccaggtatgtttacttgacttccattcggaagtcggagcaggaactgtccaagcggacagtggtgagtcctgtcctatggtgacagctgaggtgagtcctgccacgtggggcagatgaggtgagtcctgtcctaaggggacagctgattgagtcctgtcctagatggacagatggggatagtccttctttaggaaggacgagtgaataaccaaaagcctaagccaacactcggattaaaattgtgtaattaataaagttgtggccctaaattatttgccaaaaaccaaaccataattctgttgtcagttgtgagttatttaaggtaattttctgggaagcctcgacacacaaagcgctttatatcatacaatataaagcggattgtggtagggctgttaagaaatttagcttagggtttggtttgtgtaaggccacagctcatgctgagtaatggggggcgtgcgtatgcaaatccctgggatctgattggttgttggggcccctcttaaagctgcgtccaccattttctagtcacatttttgcctggcgtttgaacccctcccacccgccctttctttcttgcaggttagcacgacattgctattgccttcggggccgcctgtattcaggggtcagtaggaatttttccaattggctgattggctttgcctcttggttttcgcctactgcgctagcaaattgtcacaacttgttaggttggcggttaggcttttggttggttaatcggttggtagagggggtggcacacggatgcctaccctcacctccgtttgctccatatagaagtattccgttaaaggaatctcggggcttacactcttgtccttaccatcctgccattggcgggaatggtgggcccaatttttaagagcaagagccttgaggaacattcttggtgaaggtgaggagggaatgactgggcgcagccacctcctcactcccaggtatgtttacttgacttccattcggaagtcggagcaggaactgtccaagcggacagtggtgagtcctgtcctatggtgacagctgaggtgagtcctgccacgtggggcagatgaggtgagtcctgtcctaaggggacagctgattgagtcctgtcctagatggacagatggggatagtccttctttaggaaggacgagtgaataaccaaaagcctaagccaacactcggattaaaattgtgtaattaataaagttgtggccctaaattatttgccaaaaaccaaaccataattctgttgtcagttgtgagttatttaaggtaattttctgggaagcctcgacacacaataaGATTTGTGGGGCTTTGAAATCCATTTCTAATAATTTTACACTTTAAAATCACTGGAGAGCTTGATAATGGAGAATAGGGTGGACATTAGGGATATTGTAAGGAGTCAAATATGGACATTTAGAGGGAGAAGacaccttcatagaatcatagggttggaagagaccacaagggccatccagtccaaccccctgccaagcaggaaacaccatcaaagcattcctgacagatggctgtcaagcctccgcttaaagacctccaaagaaggagactccaccacacgccttggcagcaaattccactgtcaaacagctcttggaatttgctaccaaggagtgtggtggagtctccttctttggaggtctttaagcagaggcttgacaggcatatgtcaagaatgctttgatggtgtttcctgcttggcagggggttggactggatggcccttgtggtctcttccaaccctatgattctatgattcttactgtcaggaagttcttcctaatgtttaggtggaatcttctttcttgtagcttgaatccattgctccgtttccgcttctctggagcagcagaaaacaacctttctccctcctctatatgacatccttttacatatttgataTATTCAGTTGTCCCCACCACTTTCCCAGCTACTGCAAGTAAGTTCCTGGGCCCCTGGAAGTGCAGGGCAGATGCCAGCAGGGGTGGTGGAGGCAGGTGCCCTATGGGTGCTTTTAAGCTTTTAGTGAACATTAGAAGCAGGTACTTGCACAAGGCTCAAGCTTTTATTCAGTCCCTAAATTGAGTGCTCATAAAAATTGAACGTATTAGGGGTTTGTGCATCTCTACCTAAGAAGCATAATCACAGCAGTTTCATCTCTATATATTCAGAAATGTGTAGTACAGCCTTCCTGGGATTACCCCACTTTGAACTGTAAGTGAGATACTGGATGTTTAAATTattcttcatggggggggggaacactgcaTGTTCTTATTTTACCAAGGGAATTTCCATCACATAAATCTGTAGAGCAGCAAAACTAGCATAGGAGAAGGCTAAGCTACTTCTTTTAAATATTCAGAACCTCCTTTCATGCAGAAAGACAGCAtacctgtgcatgcacaaagtccTATGTACAGATAGTGTACACATTGCTGGCTGAAAACACAGTCAGGTCGTTCTTTTTCTTGATTCAGACTGAAGCTGGTTTCGTGGGGAAACACCTCAAAATGCAGTGTTTCATAAGAAATGGCAGGATAGATGTGAGTTGTGGTTAATGTCGTATGCACACCACTTTcgaaaccagcagtgggagctcaTTGGTGAAGAATAAATGAGAACACACACCGCCTCAGAGTAGTTGGTGCACAGCTAGAAAGACTGACAACCTGACTCAAAATTGGGCAGCAACATCCTATATACAGTTTTGTTTTAGTGAAAAGCTTTCAAGGCAGGCTGGAATATGAACTTTTCAATTAAATCCTTCCAAATGAGATTAGGCGGTATAAAGTTTATAGTGTTGCCATTAAAAATATCAGCGTGCATGCAGAAAGGTTAACCCTAATCCCACAAttcaaacaaaaaaggaaaatggggGCTTTTGCTGGTGGCCTCCCAGCTTCTTCCTAATTTCAGGACTCAAATGGACCTTTCAAAAGCTGACAATAATCCTATATAACCCCTTTGTAGAATATTAGAAAGAATCCAAACACTGTATTCAAGAGTGAAAAGATAAACGTTGCAATTACAGTTTAATCTCTCCAGCTACAGAACTCCTATTTGCTTACTTCCTCACCCAGTATCATTGTCCTTAACGCTGCCTTCCCCTCCACAGTCACACTAATGATAAATGCAAAATGTTATGCAGATGGTTTTAAAAGGTTTAAGCCTTTCAAGACTTTCATGAAAGATCTAGGAGAGGAAATGCTTGGCAGACGCTGTTTGTGGCTCCTTAAAGAGTCCTTGAAGAAAATGTAATGCAAATTCTATGCCATTTTTTCATGTTGCATTCTGTGCCCACAATAAGTGAACAAATTATTGATTTTCAATAGGGAAATTATATCAAACACTTATTTCATGCTTTCTGGGTCAGCGTTAGCCAGCAATAAGCTTGTCAGGATGACATTTATTTAAATCCAGTAACCTCTGTTATGTCAGAGGAGGAGATGCTGAGTTTGCACGATGAATCAAAGCTGTCTGCTTTAATGTAGATATCCTAGCACATTTCCTTAAAATCAATTTTAAGAGCAATGGGACATCCTCAAAGCACATGAAGCATTGTTATTGTGTGAAAATGGACCATTCATTAGCAGGCTTTGAAACAACAAAACTCATTAACCCGCATAGGGATTTGGTGAGAGTTGCGAACAGGCCTATCAGAAATGATGGTGTGGTTGTGGGGTGGGTTTAAGCTAATTGGGAGAACCTGATAGGAGGGGCTGGCTGTCTCTGGGGAGAATGGCATGtatccaattttgattgacaaGGGGATCTGTTAAGTAGTCAGCGTCCCAGGGGTTCAGCTCCATTCCTGCTAGTGAATTTGATCTGAGCGTTGGTTCACTGTGCTGCGATTGGTATACGGTTGTATCCCTCATTTATCTGCTTTCTTGTCTGTCTGAATCATATCTGTTAGCCTCCCTTTACATTATTTTGTTGTGCTGGTTTCGTCCTTTCTttctctaattttattttataattcttctccctttcccgtcccgtcccctctccccctccccccctccctgttcccTCGGCTAGCAGCCCGTTCTCGGCTGCTGAGGCGCAGCAGTTTGTTTATCGGGAGGCTCCCCCGGCAGCTGCCGGCTGCAGGCTTTTGAGCTGGTGCCCCCCCCATCCAGCCTCGCGGAGGCCGCGGAACGCGCCTCTGTGCGCCGTTGTTAGCGCGCCTCGGCTGGCTGCGTGGGGCggtgtttgttttttcccctttagaagAGGCTTGATCTGCGCCCGATTCGGCCCTCGTCCTTGGGCCGGAATTGGCCGGGGGGGGCTGCCGCGTCGCCTCGCGGTCCTTTCGCGCCctccactcctccccccccccacgggcgGCGCGCTCACCGGCTGATCGGCGGATTTTTCTTCGCGCGGCTGGTGGGGCGCCGTTGCCCAGGAACTGGCGGCGAGGCTTGTCTCTTCGTGGGCGGGCAgccgcgggggtggggggagaggccgCTGAGCCCGGAAAACTTGACGGTGGCCCGGTGCTGCGGAGGCCCGTGGGTGTGGGGTGGGCGGTGACCCGCTGGCCTTGCGGCCTAGTTTGCCCTCTTTTTTCCTCATCCCCGGGCTTGTTTGGCGTGGGCCCACCTCCAGCCGGCCTACAGGCTTCGGCCTATGCGGGCTTCGGCGCGGCCTGCTCCATCTAGTGGCCGCCTATTGCTAGCGCACCCCCCCTTCCTGGTCAGTCATTCCTTTAGGGGATCGCTGGCTGCAGCTTACTAGCTGCTCATTCCTCTAGTACCTGGGCTGAGTTGCTGGGCCCCCGCGGGTGGGCCTCATTTTTGTGTGGAGTCACCCCTGGGGCGGGCGCCATTTTGTTTGGGCTCCACCTAGGTAGGCGGCCGCCATTTTGTATTCCTCTGTccaccgttcccccccccccccggcttgaaAAGGGTGGTTCATTCCTAATTTTAATTTCCTTTATTGTTATTTGGGCTAGGGGTGGATAGTTGGCGGCTTTCCGGTGCTTTAAAGCCCAGTTTCCAGGGAGCCTTAGGTGGGCCTGAGAGTTTACTGAGTCACTCTcaggtgtggcggccattttgtttttcatttgagcCGACGCCATTTTGTATTCCCTATTGGATAACCTTGCGATTTAATTTCGATCGTTTAGTTGTCGAACGGTTTAAAGTTATTGCCAGTAATCGTTTGTGAGTCTATTCACTGCAGGAATACTTACACCATGGCCGATGGACGGAAGCACGTTCAGCAACCCTCTGGGCCGTGCTCAAAGAGGCTCATCAGGGGCCCTTCGCAGGCTCTTCGCTCCCCTTCTATGGAGTCGGCGACTGGTCGTGTGCAGGCCCTTTTGGCCAGCCTTGCGGGGGATCCTGAGGCCTTGG
This window contains:
- the LOC132591968 gene encoding uncharacterized protein LOC132591968 gives rise to the protein MPPGLQGPDPLSAPSTSAGVSLDPGQATVAASQPLFPMATIRELPETTSGPADTSDDEFVGPSGVLMPNASSTPMVAPAPPPVKRRSEGKQPRRTRRRRQAKGRTLAVASRSEVLSSASGEEALPVPARVSSGGKRRHKSRSRRRAKRRRDDTSTSTTSGLADVHIWMVGHSIVHWAGLRAGQTPLGPRLGLPSNIQVTWMGKRGMRWGELLPLLRRKALLLGCPSALVIQLGENDIPAVDPLSLRLAILRDLLEIRTWFPDTVVFWSQMLQRMQWRGDIPPLAGERARKRVNSAASKRVYEIGGSLIRHPEINVRAPLLYRDDGVHLSPDGYDIWLRDVSEGLKSWLGL